Proteins from one Zavarzinia compransoris genomic window:
- the proS gene encoding proline--tRNA ligase: MRLSRYFLPTLRENPAEAQIVSHRLMLRAGLVRQSAAGIYSWLPLGLKVLRNIERIVREEQNRAGAIELLMPTIQSADLWRESGRYDAYGKEMLRITDRHEREMLYGPTNEELITAIVRDSIKSYRDLPRNLYHIQWKFRDEVRPRFGVMRGREFLMKDAYSFDIDKAGARKAYEKMFVAYLRTYARLGLKAIPMAADTGPIGGDMSHEFIILAETGESAVFCHGDLVDYDILGQEIDFEGDLGPIIERWTGLYAATDEKHDEARFEADVPAEKRIAARGIEVGHIFYFGTKYSKPMGAVVAGPNGEPVDLEMGSYGIGVSRLIGAIIEASHDDNGIIWPESVAPFKVALINLKSGDATVDAACDKLYAQLEAAGIETLYDDTAERAGSKFATADLIGLPWQVHVGPRGLANGIVEVKNRKTGERREVAIDQVAAALG, translated from the coding sequence CGTCTCCCACCGCCTGATGCTGCGCGCCGGACTGGTGCGCCAGTCGGCCGCCGGCATCTATTCCTGGCTGCCGCTGGGGCTCAAGGTGCTGCGCAATATCGAGCGCATCGTGCGCGAGGAGCAGAACCGGGCCGGCGCCATCGAACTGCTGATGCCGACCATCCAGTCGGCCGACCTGTGGCGGGAATCGGGCCGCTATGATGCCTATGGCAAGGAGATGCTGCGCATCACCGACCGCCACGAGCGCGAGATGCTCTACGGCCCGACCAACGAGGAACTGATCACCGCGATCGTCCGCGACAGCATCAAGTCCTACCGCGACCTGCCGCGGAACCTCTATCACATCCAGTGGAAGTTCCGCGACGAGGTGCGCCCCCGCTTCGGCGTGATGCGCGGCCGCGAATTCCTGATGAAGGACGCCTATTCCTTCGACATCGACAAGGCCGGCGCCCGCAAGGCCTATGAGAAGATGTTCGTCGCCTATCTGCGCACCTATGCCCGCCTGGGCCTGAAGGCGATCCCGATGGCGGCCGACACCGGCCCGATCGGCGGCGACATGAGCCATGAATTCATCATCCTGGCCGAGACCGGCGAAAGCGCCGTCTTCTGCCATGGGGACCTGGTCGACTACGACATCCTGGGCCAGGAGATCGATTTCGAGGGCGATCTTGGCCCGATCATCGAGCGCTGGACCGGGCTTTACGCCGCGACCGACGAGAAGCACGACGAAGCCCGCTTCGAGGCCGATGTTCCGGCTGAAAAGCGGATCGCGGCGCGCGGCATCGAGGTCGGCCATATCTTCTATTTCGGCACGAAATATTCGAAGCCCATGGGCGCCGTCGTCGCCGGCCCGAACGGCGAGCCGGTGGACCTGGAGATGGGTTCCTACGGCATCGGCGTGTCGCGCCTGATCGGCGCCATCATCGAGGCCAGCCACGACGACAACGGCATCATCTGGCCGGAAAGCGTCGCCCCCTTCAAGGTCGCCCTGATCAACCTGAAGTCGGGCGATGCCACCGTGGATGCGGCCTGCGACAAGCTCTATGCCCAGCTCGAAGCCGCCGGGATCGAGACGCTGTACGACGATACGGCGGAACGCGCCGGCTCGAAGTTCGCGACCGCCGATCTGATCGGCCTGCCCTGGCAGGTCCATGTCGGGCCGCGCGGCCTTGCCAACGGCATCGTCGAGGTCAAGAACCGCAAGACCGGCGAGCGGCGCGAAGTGGCGATCGATCAGGTGGCGGCGGCGCTCGGCTGA
- a CDS encoding lipoprotein-releasing ABC transporter permease subunit — MFRRFEWMLAGRYLRARRQEGFISIIAWFSLLGIGLGVATLIIVMAVMNGFRAELMGRILGINGHVIVQSQVGPVMDYEGLALKFETLPEVVSAMPMVEAQVMVTARGQAGGGLVRGLSKADLARLPLVADNIVAGTIDDFEGDDVVMIGNRMAERMGVNVGDTVTILSPNGTATVVGTTPRMKAYRVVGLFSLGMAEYDGTFVFMPIDHARAFFRTGAGVSAIEVMLRNPDLSNDVALKLKGLAPGLRTVTWQVLNATFFGALAVERNVMFLILTLIIVVAAFNIISSLIMLVKDKGRGIAILRTMGATRGAIMRVFLICGASIGVIGTLGGFALGVLFCDNIEAIRQFLQSLTGARLFPDEIYFLSRIPAKMEVGEVATVVAMGFALSFLATLYPSWRAARLDPVEALRHE, encoded by the coding sequence ATGTTCCGTCGCTTCGAATGGATGCTGGCCGGGCGCTACCTGCGGGCCAGGCGCCAGGAAGGCTTCATCTCGATCATCGCCTGGTTCTCCCTGCTCGGGATCGGCCTCGGGGTCGCCACCCTGATCATCGTGATGGCGGTGATGAACGGCTTCCGGGCCGAGTTGATGGGCCGCATCCTGGGCATCAACGGCCATGTCATCGTCCAGTCCCAGGTCGGGCCGGTGATGGATTACGAGGGGCTGGCGCTCAAGTTCGAAACCCTGCCCGAGGTCGTCTCGGCCATGCCCATGGTCGAGGCGCAGGTGATGGTGACGGCCCGGGGCCAGGCCGGCGGCGGCCTGGTGCGCGGCCTGTCCAAGGCCGATCTCGCGCGCCTGCCGCTGGTCGCCGACAATATCGTCGCCGGCACCATCGACGACTTCGAGGGCGACGACGTGGTGATGATCGGCAACCGCATGGCCGAACGCATGGGCGTCAATGTCGGCGACACGGTGACCATCCTGTCGCCCAACGGCACCGCGACCGTGGTCGGCACCACGCCGCGCATGAAGGCTTACCGGGTGGTCGGCCTGTTCAGCCTGGGCATGGCGGAATATGACGGCACCTTCGTCTTCATGCCGATCGACCATGCCCGCGCCTTCTTCCGCACCGGGGCCGGGGTTTCGGCGATCGAGGTCATGCTGCGGAACCCGGACCTGTCCAATGACGTCGCCCTGAAGCTCAAGGGGCTGGCGCCGGGCCTGCGGACGGTGACCTGGCAGGTGCTGAACGCCACCTTCTTCGGCGCGCTGGCGGTCGAGCGCAACGTGATGTTCCTGATCCTGACCCTGATCATCGTGGTGGCCGCCTTCAATATCATCTCGTCCCTGATCATGCTGGTGAAGGACAAGGGCAGGGGCATCGCCATCCTGCGCACCATGGGGGCGACACGGGGCGCGATCATGCGCGTGTTCCTGATCTGCGGCGCCTCGATCGGCGTCATCGGCACGCTGGGCGGCTTCGCCCTCGGCGTGCTGTTCTGCGACAATATCGAGGCGATCCGCCAGTTCCTGCAAAGCCTGACGGGGGCGCGGCTGTTCCCGGACGAGATCTATTTCCTGTCGCGCATTCCGGCAAAGATGGAGGTGGGCGAGGTCGCGACCGTGGTCGCCATGGGCTTCGCCCTGTCGTTCCTGGCCACGCTCTATCCCTCGTGGCGGGCGGCCCGGCTCGACCCGGTGGAGGCGCTGCGCCATGAGTGA
- a CDS encoding ABC transporter ATP-binding protein, with protein sequence MSEPSLHLQGITRTFIQGAERLDVLRGVDLTLHPGEIVALVGPSGTGKSTLLHIAGLLERPTAGKVVVVGTAAGDLSDKERTRLRLSRLGFVYQFHHLLPEFTALENVMMPQLIAGTGKGRARQRADELLAKVGLSPRAGHRPAKLSGGEQQRVAIVRALANRPKVLLADEPTGNLDERTADLVFGELLHLVRDEGLSALIATHNPALAARMTRTVTMHEGRLIPA encoded by the coding sequence ATGAGTGAGCCGAGCCTGCACCTTCAAGGCATCACCCGCACCTTCATCCAGGGGGCGGAGCGGCTGGACGTGTTGCGCGGGGTCGATCTCACCCTGCACCCGGGCGAGATCGTCGCCCTGGTCGGCCCGTCCGGCACCGGCAAGTCGACCTTGCTGCATATCGCCGGCCTGCTGGAACGGCCGACCGCGGGCAAGGTCGTCGTCGTCGGCACCGCGGCCGGCGACCTGTCGGACAAGGAGCGGACGCGGCTGCGCCTGTCCCGGCTCGGTTTCGTCTATCAGTTTCACCACCTGCTGCCGGAATTCACCGCGCTCGAAAACGTCATGATGCCGCAATTGATCGCGGGCACGGGCAAGGGCCGGGCCCGGCAGCGGGCGGACGAATTGCTGGCCAAGGTCGGCCTGTCGCCCCGGGCCGGGCATCGCCCGGCGAAACTGTCGGGCGGGGAACAGCAGCGGGTCGCCATCGTCCGGGCCCTGGCCAACCGGCCGAAGGTCCTGCTGGCGGACGAGCCGACCGGCAATCTGGACGAGCGCACGGCCGATCTCGTGTTCGGGGAATTGCTGCACCTGGTCCGGGACGAGGGCCTGTCGGCCCTGATCGCCACCCATAATCCGGCGCTGGCGGCGCGCATGACCCGCACGGTCACCATGCACGAAGGGCGTTTGATCCCGGCCTGA